The following coding sequences are from one Niveibacterium umoris window:
- a CDS encoding CYTH and CHAD domain-containing protein: MSQEIELKLALPREALPELLAHPLIANAPGVGGDHVLLNTYFDTPGLELRSRRIAVRLRKEGERWLQTVKCAAASLGGLASRPEWEQPYPGDRFDFSQIDVPQVRDELEGFRSRLAPVFTTTFQRVTRRLEPAPGIVILAMIDDGTIEAGGRTMPLCELELELVSGDPGELYALATQLAADVPLCPEDASKAQRGYELYQNLKPAPRRARALVLDAELDAVDAFRQIAYETLAMWQANEALAARLDDPEFIHQARVALRRMRTLFALFRRALPKSMVKEWRPRLAELASGLGGARNADVVLQDLLLPITRDGRAGEDIHRLIAAVEARRNAERESLRSGKAWAGRGRAQLDLAAALHALDTTSGVPLHTLAHDAMQRVRRDARDCLSAAEAGDVAQLHRLRIVLKRLRYGLDFFSSLWLQDRVYAYSRALADLQECLGAINDAAMANVLLADVAAGDPGLAAARAFAAGWHAPRIALLRARALVDAEALLSSRAPWKQKGKRE; the protein is encoded by the coding sequence ATGAGCCAGGAAATCGAACTCAAACTCGCGCTACCCCGCGAAGCACTACCCGAACTGCTTGCCCACCCGCTGATCGCAAATGCGCCCGGCGTTGGCGGCGACCATGTGCTGCTGAACACCTATTTCGACACGCCCGGCCTCGAATTGCGCTCACGCAGGATTGCCGTACGCCTGCGCAAGGAAGGCGAGCGCTGGTTGCAGACGGTGAAGTGCGCGGCCGCCTCGCTCGGCGGCCTGGCGAGTCGGCCGGAATGGGAGCAGCCCTATCCGGGCGACCGCTTCGACTTCTCCCAGATAGACGTGCCGCAGGTTCGGGACGAGCTCGAGGGTTTCCGTAGTCGGCTTGCGCCCGTCTTTACCACCACCTTCCAGCGTGTCACGCGCCGTCTCGAACCGGCGCCCGGCATCGTGATCCTTGCGATGATCGATGACGGCACGATCGAAGCTGGCGGCCGTACGATGCCGCTGTGCGAACTCGAGCTGGAACTGGTTTCCGGAGATCCGGGCGAACTCTATGCGCTGGCTACGCAACTCGCTGCCGATGTGCCTCTGTGCCCGGAAGATGCCAGCAAGGCCCAGCGCGGCTACGAGCTCTACCAGAACCTGAAACCCGCGCCGCGCCGCGCGCGCGCGCTGGTGCTCGACGCCGAGCTGGACGCAGTCGACGCGTTCCGCCAGATTGCCTATGAAACCCTGGCAATGTGGCAAGCCAACGAGGCGCTCGCCGCACGCCTCGACGACCCGGAATTCATCCACCAGGCACGCGTCGCCTTGCGACGCATGCGCACCCTGTTCGCCCTGTTCCGGCGCGCATTGCCGAAGTCCATGGTCAAGGAATGGCGGCCTCGGCTCGCCGAACTGGCATCCGGACTCGGAGGTGCGCGCAACGCGGACGTCGTGCTGCAGGATCTGCTCTTGCCGATCACCCGCGACGGGCGCGCCGGCGAAGACATCCACCGCCTGATTGCCGCAGTCGAGGCGCGGCGGAATGCCGAACGTGAAAGCCTGCGCAGTGGCAAGGCCTGGGCGGGGCGAGGCCGCGCACAGCTCGATCTCGCCGCCGCCCTGCATGCGCTCGACACAACGAGCGGAGTGCCGCTGCACACGCTTGCGCATGACGCGATGCAACGTGTGCGGCGCGACGCACGGGATTGCCTGAGCGCGGCGGAGGCTGGCGATGTCGCCCAGTTGCACCGCCTGCGCATCGTGCTCAAGCGCCTGCGCTATGGCCTCGATTTCTTCTCGTCACTGTGGCTGCAGGATCGGGTGTATGCCTACAGTCGCGCACTTGCCGACCTGCAGGAATGCCTTGGCGCCATCAACGATGCCGCGATGGCAAACGTGCTGCTGGCAGACGTCGCTGCCGGCGACCCGGGGCTTGCAGCGGCACGCGCCTTTGCCGCTGGCTGGCACGCACCGCGCATCGCCCTGCTCCGCGCGCGCGCGCTGGTCGATGCGGAGGCCCTGCTGAGCAGTCGTGCCCCATGGAAGCAGAAAGGAAAGCGCGAATGA
- a CDS encoding SixA phosphatase family protein: MDLLLWRHAEAVDGFPDAARTLSPRGERQAERMAAWLDQHAPKDLRVVVSPATRTRQTVAPLQREHEISAQVGTDASAEDVLSAAGWPDANGAVLIVGHQPTLGQVAATLLGQPGADISFKKGALWWFRVRERFGVRETVLRAVIPAELV, encoded by the coding sequence CTGGATCTTCTGCTGTGGCGCCATGCCGAAGCGGTGGATGGATTTCCCGACGCAGCGCGAACACTCAGCCCGCGTGGCGAACGCCAGGCCGAGCGCATGGCGGCCTGGCTTGATCAGCACGCACCGAAGGACCTGCGGGTGGTGGTCAGCCCGGCCACGCGGACGCGCCAGACCGTCGCCCCCCTCCAGCGCGAGCATGAGATCAGCGCACAGGTCGGCACCGACGCCTCGGCCGAAGACGTCCTCAGTGCGGCGGGTTGGCCGGACGCCAATGGCGCCGTGCTGATTGTCGGACACCAGCCAACCCTTGGGCAGGTCGCGGCAACCCTGCTCGGCCAACCCGGGGCGGATATCTCCTTCAAGAAGGGCGCACTGTGGTGGTTCCGCGTGCGCGAGCGATTCGGCGTGCGTGAGACAGTACTGCGTGCGGTGATCCCCGCCGAACTGGTTTGA
- the aroG gene encoding 3-deoxy-7-phosphoheptulonate synthase AroG: MNASTRLHIDDVRIREIKELVPPAHVLREFPATPQAAQTAYDARSGIHRILHGQDDRLLVVIGPCSIHDVEAAKDYARKLKAEADRLRDDLLIVMRVYFEKPRTTVGWKGLINDPMLDGSFKINEGIRIARELLWEINEMGLPCATEFLDMITPQYIADLISWGAIGARTTESQVHRELASGLSCPVGFKNGTDGNVKIAVDAIKAAASPHHFLSVTKAGHSAIVSTGGNEDCHVILRGGKTTNYDAASVDAACKELAASSVAAKVMVDFSHANSSKKYERQIVVAQDVGAQMAAGEERIIGVMVESHLKDGRQDLVPGKALEYGKSITDACIGWEDSLGVLETLASAVRQRRVARATSD, from the coding sequence ATGAACGCTTCAACCCGCCTGCACATCGACGACGTCCGCATCCGTGAAATCAAGGAACTGGTGCCGCCCGCCCATGTGCTGCGTGAGTTTCCGGCCACGCCGCAGGCCGCCCAGACTGCCTATGATGCTCGCAGCGGCATCCACCGCATTCTGCACGGTCAGGACGATCGACTGCTGGTTGTGATCGGGCCGTGTTCGATCCACGACGTCGAGGCCGCCAAAGACTACGCCCGCAAGCTTAAGGCCGAAGCCGACCGCCTGCGCGACGATCTGCTGATCGTGATGCGCGTGTATTTCGAGAAGCCGCGCACCACCGTGGGCTGGAAGGGGCTGATCAACGACCCGATGCTCGACGGCAGCTTCAAGATCAACGAAGGTATCCGCATCGCCCGCGAGCTGCTGTGGGAGATCAACGAGATGGGTCTGCCCTGCGCGACCGAGTTCCTCGACATGATCACCCCGCAGTACATCGCGGACCTGATCTCCTGGGGCGCGATCGGCGCACGCACCACGGAATCGCAGGTGCATCGCGAACTGGCTTCGGGTTTGTCGTGCCCGGTGGGTTTCAAGAACGGCACCGATGGCAACGTCAAGATCGCGGTGGACGCGATCAAGGCGGCGGCGAGCCCGCACCATTTCCTGTCGGTCACCAAGGCCGGCCACTCGGCGATCGTGTCGACCGGCGGCAACGAGGATTGCCACGTGATCCTGCGTGGCGGGAAGACCACCAACTACGACGCTGCGAGCGTGGATGCCGCATGCAAGGAACTGGCTGCTTCCAGCGTTGCGGCCAAGGTGATGGTCGACTTCTCGCACGCCAACAGCAGCAAGAAGTACGAGCGCCAGATCGTTGTGGCGCAGGACGTCGGCGCGCAGATGGCCGCAGGCGAGGAGCGCATCATCGGCGTGATGGTCGAGTCGCACCTCAAGGATGGCCGTCAGGATCTGGTGCCGGGCAAGGCGCTCGAGTACGGCAAGAGCATCACCGACGCCTGCATCGGCTGGGAAGACAGCCTTGGCGTGCTGGAGACGCTGGCCTCTGCGGTGCGCCAGCGCCGTGTGGCGCGGGCGACTTCCGACTGA
- a CDS encoding PA0069 family radical SAM protein gives MTDRKLDPFVQPLSGFRGRGAATRPDGRFESMTREAFDDGWTQPERDAAPPTELIVDTAKSVIVESKSPDIPFERSINPYRGCEHGCSYCFARPTHSYLGFSPGIDFETRILWKPDAPAVLKRELARHSYRCRPIALGINTDGWQPVERKLGLTRKLLEVLCECRHPVSIVTKSALIERDLDLLADMARDDLVQVMFSVTTLDRTLARAMEPRAAAPERRLAAMRALHQAGVPVGVLFAPLIPALNDHELEAVLHASQESGADTAGYVLLRLPHELKDLFPDWLERHVPGRAKHVLSVLRQMHDGALYDSRFGQRMRGNGVFADLYAARFLRASERLGLNRQRKPLNTLAFKPPRDNPAQQDLFD, from the coding sequence ATGACAGATCGCAAGCTCGACCCGTTCGTCCAGCCCCTTTCCGGTTTTCGCGGCCGCGGCGCCGCCACGCGCCCGGACGGCCGTTTCGAGTCGATGACGCGCGAAGCCTTCGACGATGGCTGGACGCAGCCGGAGCGCGATGCCGCACCACCCACCGAGCTGATTGTCGATACGGCCAAGAGCGTGATCGTCGAGTCAAAGTCCCCCGACATCCCGTTCGAACGCTCGATCAACCCTTATCGCGGCTGCGAGCACGGCTGCAGCTACTGCTTCGCTCGCCCCACGCACAGTTACCTGGGCTTCTCGCCGGGCATCGATTTCGAAACGCGCATCCTCTGGAAGCCCGACGCGCCGGCGGTGCTCAAACGCGAACTCGCGCGACACAGCTATCGCTGCAGACCGATCGCGCTCGGCATCAACACGGACGGTTGGCAGCCGGTCGAACGCAAGCTCGGCCTCACCCGCAAGCTGCTCGAAGTCCTGTGTGAATGCCGCCACCCGGTCAGCATCGTCACCAAGAGCGCGCTGATCGAAAGGGATCTGGATCTGCTTGCCGACATGGCGCGTGACGATCTGGTGCAGGTGATGTTCTCGGTCACGACGCTCGACCGCACGCTCGCCCGCGCGATGGAGCCGCGCGCAGCAGCGCCGGAGCGTCGCCTCGCCGCGATGCGCGCCCTGCATCAAGCTGGCGTGCCGGTCGGCGTTCTGTTCGCGCCGCTCATTCCGGCCCTCAACGACCACGAACTCGAAGCGGTGCTGCACGCTTCACAAGAATCCGGCGCCGACACCGCAGGCTATGTTCTGCTACGGCTGCCGCATGAGCTCAAGGATCTGTTTCCCGACTGGCTCGAACGGCATGTGCCGGGTCGTGCAAAACATGTGCTGAGTGTGTTGCGGCAGATGCACGACGGCGCGCTCTACGACTCGCGCTTCGGGCAGCGCATGCGCGGCAATGGCGTATTCGCCGATCTGTATGCCGCCCGCTTCCTGCGTGCAAGCGAGCGGCTGGGGCTCAACCGTCAGCGCAAACCTCTGAACACGCTGGCGTTCAAACCCCCTCGAGACAATCCGGCTCAGCAGGACCTGTTCGACTGA
- a CDS encoding SGNH/GDSL hydrolase family protein: MIQDSRLSLRVARALLALVVSVVGASAPVFASPVFSQLVLIGDSLSDTGNMYAATGGFMPSAPYYYDGRYSNGPVSADYLAARLGLSGSQVHNYAVSGAYTGTDNAVFHDPLYKDLPPIAGADLPGMRTQLDRYMATNLVDASALYVVWGGPNDFAALMRDPSSPPAAYTAAVIEAVTNIAVITQTLVMSGAQHVLVANMPNLGRTPGAVAAGPAAVGAATGLSLGFNAALSGALDSIDALAPGRVDRFDTFGFLEGVIADADSLGLANISEGCLATACAVTPSDWSKYLFWDWEHPTTRVHEMLADGLYTAAVPEPGVIGLAALGFVALWLQRRRVWSAGQSNRSC, translated from the coding sequence ATGATTCAGGATAGTCGTTTGTCATTGCGCGTGGCGCGCGCGTTGCTCGCGCTTGTTGTGTCGGTCGTCGGTGCGTCCGCGCCGGTCTTCGCATCGCCGGTCTTCAGTCAGCTCGTCCTCATCGGCGATTCGCTTTCCGATACGGGCAACATGTATGCCGCCACCGGCGGATTCATGCCGAGTGCGCCGTATTACTACGACGGTCGCTACAGCAATGGTCCGGTATCTGCGGACTACCTCGCTGCACGCCTCGGGCTCAGTGGCAGCCAGGTGCATAACTACGCGGTGTCCGGCGCATACACAGGAACCGACAACGCCGTTTTCCATGATCCGCTGTACAAGGATCTTCCGCCGATCGCAGGTGCCGACCTGCCGGGGATGCGCACCCAGCTCGATCGTTACATGGCGACAAACCTGGTCGACGCCAGCGCGCTCTATGTGGTGTGGGGAGGGCCGAACGACTTTGCGGCGCTGATGCGCGACCCGTCGAGCCCGCCGGCCGCTTACACCGCGGCGGTGATCGAGGCGGTCACCAACATCGCGGTGATCACGCAGACGCTGGTGATGTCTGGCGCACAACACGTGCTGGTGGCCAACATGCCCAACCTTGGGCGCACCCCTGGCGCGGTGGCTGCCGGCCCGGCCGCCGTTGGTGCGGCCACTGGTTTGAGCCTTGGTTTCAATGCTGCGCTCAGCGGCGCACTCGACAGTATCGACGCTCTGGCGCCGGGGCGAGTCGACCGCTTTGACACTTTCGGGTTCCTTGAAGGTGTGATTGCCGACGCCGATTCGCTCGGCCTCGCGAACATCAGCGAGGGTTGCCTTGCGACTGCCTGTGCGGTCACGCCGTCCGACTGGTCGAAGTACCTCTTCTGGGATTGGGAGCACCCGACCACCCGGGTGCACGAGATGCTCGCCGACGGGCTGTATACCGCCGCAGTGCCCGAGCCTGGCGTGATTGGCCTTGCCGCGCTGGGCTTCGTCGCGCTATGGCTGCAACGCCGGCGTGTGTGGTCGGCTGGTCAGTCGAACAGGTCCTGCTGA